A window from Felis catus isolate Fca126 chromosome B1, F.catus_Fca126_mat1.0, whole genome shotgun sequence encodes these proteins:
- the LOC111560125 gene encoding uncharacterized protein LOC111560125: MHAHAYAHACPHVRVHTHLHPAHSVSFFSLPRTPLTAIWDNLAPWSRLLLVPSSLIVLGICGPNTCPLQPSCLRPALLTKESVSTKPLSVSHVVIRKPLVYSSSLVYLPSPQKYLVGVTSCNQMWVPCRKVSSRLYFDEAVAGADRHFETSTDHKNAGQGLPPATVARFQRRGTHESQASGEKYQAEQGKNSIIVLESRDELRIPQEWTGRAPSRRPWFTSHSDGLCSCSQATFRSSAFLHRDSSPEEAACHICTLLTCAYNERGRREERAEVSWKGF; encoded by the exons atgcacgcacacgcataCGCACATGCGTGCCCACACGTACGCGTGCACACGCACCTACATCCTGCCCACAGCGTTTCATTCTTCTCCCTGCCCAGAACGCCTCTAACTGCTATTTGGGACAACCTAGCCCCATGGAGCCGTCTCCTCCTTGTCCCTTCCTCGCTCATCGTTCTGGGCATCTGCGGCCCGAACACATGTCCTCTGCAGCCAAGCTGCCTGAGACCTGCTCTCCTTACAAAAGAATCCGTTTCCACTAAACCCCTGAGCGTTTCACATGTCGTCATTAGAAAGCCTCTTGTTTACTCATCTTCTTTAGTTTATTTGCCCAGTCCACAAAAATATTTGGTCGGCGTGACTTCCTGTAACCAAATGTGGGTGCCCTGCCGAAAGGTATCAAGCCGCCTGTACTTTGATGAGGCTGTGGCTGGGGCCGACCGCCATTTTGAAACAAGCACAGACCACAAGAATGCTGGGCAGGGCCTACCCCCTGCAACTGTAGCCAGATTTCAGCGCCGTGGGACCCATGAATCACAGGCGTCTGGAGAG AAGTATCAAGCAGAACAGGGGAAAAACTCAATCATCGTCTTGGAGAGTCGTGATG AGCTGCGGATACCCCAAGAATGGACAGGAAGGGCTCCATCCCGGAGGCCCTGGTTTACCAGCCACAGCGACGGTCTCTGCTCCTGCTCCCAGGCAACATTCAGATCTTCAGCGTTTCTTCACAGAGATTCTTCCCCAGAGGAAGCAGCTTGCCA CATTTGTACCCTCTTGACGTGTGCCTACAATGAAcgtgggagaagagaggagagagccgAGGTGTCGTGGAAGGGATTTTAG